One Vibrio sp. CDRSL-10 TSBA genomic region harbors:
- the lptD gene encoding LPS assembly protein LptD encodes MSRFSRTFLAASISAALFAPQTQADATVDDSVQELPTIDQCLVDQPAAENSAQQPINVEADKLEAINGDRATYSGNVVVIQGNKQIQADNVTLHQKENLVVAEGNVNFSDGQVKARSDKATNDLTNDQMTLENTEYKFLCEPGRGNAAYISKTGKAVYEIEDGSITSCPEDDNAWRLRASGIHVDQDEEQATFYNPRLEVLDVPVFYFPYLTVPIGDTRKTGFLYPTVSYGSRDGFELEVPFYWNLAPQYDLETTLHYMDKRGTQLNSIFRYLTDFGQGSLKSEFLPDDDLNPDLGKRWAFQYQHSGIYDQSWKFDFDYSKVSDINYFSDLSSSIGNREDGQLIQEGEIAYRSQNWDSAIRVRQFQLLLDDDNSTQQPYRLMPQLAFNYYSPQALRYMDLDFKSHISRFETDANGRPSATRVHIEPGMKIPIATTWGTWTTEARVLGTYYQQDLDDVDMTDSDNRDLEESVTRVIPEFRTHAGIVLERNTKIFDSYTQTLEPQIQYLYVPKKDQSNIALYDTTLLQTDYYGLFRSRKYSNIDRVAAANQLSYGASTRFFDDAYKERLNISFGQIFYIDKDLKVRSTTSDEETESNYSAWAVEMDFNYDDFLFYHGGVQYDVDTSSMQLANSTLEYRFDGGFIQTNYRYVPKEYIQETVDFDVSNITEDGISQAGLLASYQLSRKWSFSGQYFYDLTTDQALEWLAGFRYTSDCWYMGFNYSNQLKGWNQTLSDGYDNFGDPDYENNFSFNIGIIGFGTSVGSDSDLLSSSDNSLGYGRPFFLNN; translated from the coding sequence ATGTCACGTTTTTCCCGCACGTTTTTAGCCGCTTCGATTAGCGCCGCGCTATTTGCGCCTCAGACTCAAGCAGACGCTACGGTGGATGACAGTGTGCAGGAACTGCCCACTATCGATCAATGCCTGGTGGATCAACCAGCAGCAGAGAATTCCGCCCAACAGCCTATCAATGTCGAAGCGGATAAGCTAGAAGCAATTAATGGCGACCGCGCCACCTACTCTGGTAATGTTGTTGTCATTCAGGGTAATAAGCAGATTCAGGCTGACAATGTGACCCTGCACCAGAAAGAGAACCTGGTGGTGGCTGAAGGTAATGTGAATTTCAGTGACGGTCAGGTCAAGGCGCGCTCTGATAAAGCCACCAATGATCTGACCAATGATCAGATGACACTGGAGAACACGGAATACAAATTCCTGTGTGAGCCAGGCCGTGGTAACGCTGCCTACATCTCCAAGACCGGTAAAGCGGTGTACGAGATTGAAGATGGCTCGATTACCTCCTGTCCCGAAGATGACAATGCCTGGCGCCTGAGAGCTTCGGGGATTCATGTTGACCAGGATGAGGAACAGGCCACTTTCTATAATCCGCGTCTGGAAGTACTCGACGTCCCGGTGTTCTACTTCCCGTACCTGACCGTGCCGATTGGTGATACCCGTAAAACCGGTTTTCTTTATCCGACCGTTTCTTACGGCTCACGCGATGGTTTCGAACTGGAAGTACCATTCTACTGGAACCTGGCGCCGCAGTACGATCTGGAAACCACGCTGCACTATATGGACAAGCGCGGTACTCAGCTCAACAGTATCTTCCGCTACCTGACTGATTTTGGTCAGGGCAGCCTCAAATCTGAGTTTTTGCCGGATGATGATCTGAACCCGGATCTGGGTAAGCGCTGGGCATTCCAGTATCAGCACAGCGGCATTTATGATCAGTCATGGAAATTCGATTTCGATTATTCCAAAGTCAGCGATATTAACTATTTCTCTGATCTGAGTTCTTCAATTGGTAACCGTGAAGACGGCCAGCTGATCCAGGAAGGTGAAATCGCTTACCGCAGCCAGAACTGGGACAGCGCAATCCGCGTACGTCAATTCCAGCTGCTGCTGGATGATGACAACAGCACCCAGCAACCTTATCGTCTGATGCCGCAACTGGCGTTTAACTACTACTCACCTCAGGCCCTGCGTTATATGGATCTGGACTTTAAATCGCATATTTCGCGTTTTGAGACCGATGCCAACGGCCGTCCTTCTGCGACCCGGGTACATATCGAACCGGGTATGAAAATTCCGATCGCCACCACCTGGGGCACCTGGACCACCGAAGCGCGCGTACTGGGTACCTATTACCAGCAAGATCTGGACGACGTCGATATGACCGACTCTGATAACCGCGATCTGGAAGAGAGCGTGACCCGCGTCATTCCTGAGTTCCGCACTCACGCTGGTATCGTGCTGGAACGTAATACCAAGATCTTTGACAGCTACACTCAGACTCTGGAACCACAGATCCAGTACCTGTATGTACCTAAGAAAGACCAGAGCAATATCGCCCTGTATGACACCACGTTGCTGCAAACCGACTACTACGGTCTGTTCCGCAGCCGCAAATACAGCAACATTGACCGCGTAGCAGCAGCGAACCAGCTGAGCTACGGCGCTTCTACCCGTTTCTTCGACGATGCGTATAAAGAGCGCCTCAACATCTCGTTTGGTCAGATTTTCTATATCGATAAAGATTTGAAAGTCCGCTCCACAACATCGGATGAAGAGACGGAATCGAACTACTCGGCCTGGGCAGTAGAAATGGATTTCAACTACGATGACTTCCTGTTCTACCACGGCGGCGTACAGTATGACGTCGATACCAGCTCCATGCAGCTCGCCAACAGTACGCTGGAATACCGTTTTGATGGTGGTTTCATCCAGACTAACTACCGCTACGTACCAAAAGAGTACATTCAGGAAACCGTGGACTTTGATGTCTCCAACATTACTGAAGACGGTATTTCTCAGGCCGGTCTGCTGGCCAGCTACCAACTGTCACGTAAATGGAGCTTCAGCGGCCAGTATTTTTATGACCTGACCACAGACCAGGCACTGGAGTGGCTGGCGGGCTTCCGCTACACCTCCGATTGCTGGTACATGGGTTTCAACTACAGTAACCAGCTCAAGGGCTGGAACCAGACCCTCAGCGACGGTTATGACAACTTTGGCGATCCTGATTATGAGAACAACTTCAGCTTCAATATCGGCATTATCGGCTTTGGCACCAGTGTTGGTTCCGACTCTGATCTGCTGAGCAGCAGTGATAACTCTCTGGGATACGGTCGTCCGTTCTTCCTGAATAACTGA
- a CDS encoding DUF4426 domain-containing protein, which yields MAAAVPAQAQQAITIKDIEVHYSAFNSTFLTPQVATQYQLTRNGYSAILNVSVLDTAALGKPATEAKLSGQAKNLIGNIRELEFREVKEGDAIYYLAEFPISNEENLTFDIDVNAGMKGAGKLKFSQKFYVEQ from the coding sequence ATGGCCGCCGCCGTGCCTGCTCAGGCGCAACAAGCGATCACTATCAAGGATATTGAGGTACACTACTCGGCGTTTAATTCGACTTTCCTGACGCCGCAGGTCGCCACGCAGTATCAGCTGACCCGTAATGGCTACTCGGCCATCCTCAACGTCAGCGTGCTCGATACGGCCGCGCTGGGTAAACCGGCCACCGAAGCTAAGCTCTCCGGCCAGGCCAAGAACCTGATCGGCAATATCCGCGAGCTGGAGTTTCGCGAAGTGAAAGAAGGCGATGCGATTTATTATCTGGCTGAATTTCCGATCAGTAACGAAGAAAATCTGACCTTTGACATTGACGTCAACGCCGGGATGAAAGGCGCCGGCAAGCTCAAATTCAGCCAAAAATTTTATGTAGAACAGTAA
- the mutY gene encoding A/G-specific adenine glycosylase — translation MTPFAKAILTWYDAYGRKNLPWQHNKTAYSVWLSEIMLQQTQVATVIPYYQRFMERFPTVTALAEAEQDEVLHHWTGLGYYARARNLHKAAKMVATEYGGEFPTDIEQLNALPGIGRSTAAAILSSVYKQPHAILDGNVKRTLARSFSVEGWPGQKKVENQLWQHAEQHTPATDVDKYNQAMMDMGAMICTRSKPKCSLCPVVEFCSAYQQGNPLDYPGKKPKKDKPVKETWFVMLHHGEDVWLEQRPQSGIWGGLFCFPETADAAIEHALDKRSIGDKLVLSKKTLIAFRHTFSHYHLDITPVLLELSAKPDIIMEADKGLWYNLSQPEEIGLAAPVKQLLQSLPFEIHA, via the coding sequence GTGACTCCTTTCGCTAAGGCTATTCTTACCTGGTATGACGCTTACGGGCGTAAAAACCTGCCGTGGCAGCACAACAAAACCGCATACAGCGTCTGGCTGTCGGAAATTATGCTGCAACAGACCCAGGTTGCTACCGTGATCCCTTATTACCAGCGCTTTATGGAGCGCTTCCCGACCGTGACCGCGCTGGCCGAAGCCGAGCAGGATGAAGTGCTGCACCACTGGACCGGCCTTGGCTATTACGCGCGCGCGCGTAATCTGCATAAAGCCGCCAAAATGGTTGCCACTGAGTACGGCGGTGAGTTTCCGACCGACATTGAGCAGCTTAACGCGCTGCCAGGTATCGGCCGCTCAACGGCTGCAGCGATTTTATCCTCGGTCTACAAACAGCCGCACGCTATCTTAGATGGCAACGTCAAGCGCACCCTGGCGCGCAGTTTTTCCGTCGAAGGCTGGCCGGGGCAAAAGAAGGTTGAGAATCAGTTGTGGCAACATGCCGAGCAGCACACTCCGGCTACCGACGTAGATAAATACAATCAGGCGATGATGGATATGGGCGCGATGATCTGCACCCGCTCCAAACCCAAATGCAGCCTGTGTCCGGTAGTGGAATTCTGCAGCGCTTACCAGCAAGGCAACCCGCTCGACTATCCGGGCAAAAAGCCGAAAAAAGACAAACCGGTCAAAGAGACCTGGTTTGTCATGCTGCATCACGGTGAAGATGTGTGGCTTGAGCAGCGCCCGCAAAGCGGTATCTGGGGCGGCTTGTTCTGCTTTCCGGAGACGGCCGATGCCGCAATTGAGCACGCGCTGGATAAACGCAGTATTGGTGACAAGCTGGTGCTATCGAAAAAGACTTTAATCGCTTTTCGCCACACATTCAGCCATTATCACCTCGATATTACTCCGGTTTTGCTGGAATTATCCGCCAAACCCGACATCATCATGGAAGCGGACAAAGGTCTTTGGTATAACTTAAGCCAACCTGAAGAAATCGGCTTAGCTGCCCCTGTAAAGCAGCTGCTGCAAAGTCTTCCATTTGAAATTCATGCATAA
- a CDS encoding YggT family protein — translation MNAMSFLISTLFDLYIMVVILRIWLQAARADFYNPFSQFVVKATQPVVGPLRRVIPSVGSLDLATVLFGYVLCILKYVALILIASGGSVVFSADFLLLGLLSLIKAAGGLLFWVLLLRAILSWVSQGRSPVEYVFHQLTEPMLAPIRRVIPVMGGFDLSVLVLFIVLQFANFLMGDFIGPIWYQL, via the coding sequence ATGAATGCAATGAGTTTTTTAATCTCCACCCTGTTTGATCTTTATATCATGGTCGTGATTCTGCGAATCTGGCTGCAGGCAGCGCGTGCTGATTTCTACAACCCATTTTCCCAGTTTGTGGTAAAAGCGACCCAGCCGGTAGTCGGCCCGCTTCGCCGTGTTATTCCGTCCGTTGGCAGCCTGGATCTGGCCACGGTATTATTCGGCTACGTGTTATGTATTCTTAAATACGTGGCGCTGATCCTGATCGCCTCAGGCGGCAGTGTGGTATTCAGCGCTGACTTCCTGCTACTGGGTCTGCTGTCGCTGATTAAAGCGGCCGGTGGCCTGCTGTTCTGGGTACTGCTGCTGCGCGCTATCCTGAGCTGGGTCAGCCAGGGTCGCAGCCCGGTGGAATACGTATTCCATCAGCTGACTGAGCCAATGCTGGCGCCGATTCGCCGCGTGATCCCTGTGATGGGCGGTTTTGACCTCAGCGTACTGGTGCTGTTCATTGTGCTGCAGTTTGCTAACTTCCTGATGGGCGACTTTATCGGTCCTATCTGGTATCAGCTATAA
- a CDS encoding oxidative damage protection protein — MSRTVFCARLQKEADGLDFQLYPGELGKRIFDNISKEAWAQWQSKQTMLINEKKLNMMDPEHRKLLEQEMVNFLFEGQEVHIEGYTPPSE; from the coding sequence ATGAGCCGCACTGTATTTTGTGCTCGACTACAAAAAGAAGCGGATGGTCTGGATTTTCAGCTGTATCCGGGTGAACTGGGCAAACGTATTTTCGATAACATTTCGAAAGAAGCCTGGGCACAATGGCAATCTAAGCAAACCATGTTGATCAACGAAAAGAAACTCAACATGATGGATCCTGAGCACCGCAAACTGCTCGAGCAGGAAATGGTGAACTTCCTGTTTGAAGGTCAGGAAGTTCATATCGAAGGTTACACGCCACCAAGCGAGTAA
- the ruvX gene encoding Holliday junction resolvase RuvX, which produces MSRTIMAFDFGTKSIGSAIGQEITGTASPLKAFKANDGIPNWDEIEKQIKEWQPDLLVVGLPTDLQGKALETITPRAKKFAQRLHGRYGLPVELHDERLSTAEARAELFSMGGYKALSKGNVDCQSAVVILESWFETLWGE; this is translated from the coding sequence ATGTCACGCACAATTATGGCGTTTGATTTCGGTACCAAGAGTATCGGCAGCGCCATTGGCCAGGAGATCACTGGCACCGCCTCACCATTGAAAGCCTTTAAAGCCAACGATGGCATTCCCAACTGGGATGAGATTGAAAAACAGATCAAAGAGTGGCAACCGGACTTACTGGTGGTTGGCCTGCCGACTGACCTGCAAGGCAAAGCACTGGAAACCATTACCCCGCGTGCCAAGAAGTTTGCCCAGCGCCTGCATGGCCGCTACGGTCTGCCGGTCGAACTGCATGATGAGCGTCTGTCGACTGCCGAAGCGCGCGCCGAGCTGTTTTCAATGGGCGGCTATAAAGCGCTGAGCAAGGGCAACGTCGACTGCCAGTCAGCGGTGGTGATCCTGGAAAGCTGGTTCGAAACCCTGTGGGGTGAATAG
- a CDS encoding XTP/dITP diphosphatase gives MNKIVLATGNQGKVREMADLLAEFGFDVMAQSEFNVSDVAETGTTFIENAIIKARHAAKQTGMAAIADDSGLEVDYLAGAPGVYSARYAGEGASDADNLNKLLEAMQGVPLEQRTARFHCVLVLMRHADDPTPLVCHGKWEGRILEQAHGSNGFGYDPVFFVPEENCASAELEPARKKQLSHRGQALNKLFQAIEEQKQFQVIEEQKQ, from the coding sequence ATGAACAAGATTGTATTAGCCACAGGTAACCAGGGCAAAGTGCGTGAAATGGCCGACCTGCTGGCCGAGTTTGGTTTTGACGTGATGGCGCAGAGTGAATTTAACGTCTCTGACGTGGCAGAAACCGGCACCACTTTTATCGAAAACGCGATTATCAAAGCGCGTCACGCCGCCAAACAGACCGGAATGGCTGCGATTGCCGACGACTCTGGCCTGGAAGTCGATTATCTGGCCGGTGCGCCGGGTGTCTATTCCGCCCGTTACGCCGGCGAAGGCGCATCCGATGCCGACAATCTTAACAAGCTGCTTGAGGCCATGCAGGGCGTGCCGCTTGAGCAGCGCACTGCGCGTTTCCACTGCGTACTGGTACTGATGCGTCACGCTGATGACCCGACACCGCTGGTTTGCCATGGTAAATGGGAAGGACGCATTCTGGAGCAGGCGCACGGCAGCAACGGTTTTGGCTACGATCCGGTGTTCTTCGTACCGGAAGAGAACTGTGCTTCGGCAGAACTGGAACCGGCGCGTAAGAAGCAACTGTCACACCGTGGGCAGGCACTTAACAAGCTGTTTCAGGCGATTGAAGAACAAAAGCAGTTTCAGGTAATTGAAGAGCAAAAGCAGTGA
- a CDS encoding type IV pilus twitching motility protein PilT: MDISELLEFSVKHNASDLHLSAGVPPMVRIDGEVRKLGVPAFSHADVHRLIFEIMNDAQRSEYEERLEVDFSFELPSVGRFRVNAFHQARGASAVLRTIPTRIPTLDQLEAPEIFSKIANYEKGLVLVTGPTGSGKSTTLAAMVDYINAHHNKHILTIEDPIEFVHSNNKCLINQREVHRDTHSFKNALRSALREDPDVILVGELRDQETISLALTAAETGHLVFGTLHTSSAAKTIDRIIDVFPGNDKSMVRSMLSESLRAVIAQKLLKRVGGGRVACHEIMMATPAIRNLIREDKVAQMYSIIQTGAMHGMQTMEQNAKQLLAKGLVDLAEVQQKVESDMSAF; the protein is encoded by the coding sequence ATGGATATCTCTGAATTACTGGAATTTAGTGTAAAACATAATGCGTCAGATCTACATCTTTCTGCAGGAGTTCCTCCGATGGTTCGTATCGACGGCGAGGTGAGAAAGCTTGGTGTGCCTGCTTTCAGCCATGCTGACGTGCATCGATTAATTTTTGAAATTATGAATGACGCCCAGCGCAGCGAGTATGAAGAGCGGCTCGAAGTGGACTTTTCCTTTGAACTGCCGTCGGTCGGCCGTTTCCGGGTTAACGCCTTTCATCAGGCGCGTGGCGCCTCTGCGGTGCTGCGTACCATCCCGACCAGGATTCCGACTCTGGACCAGTTAGAAGCGCCGGAAATCTTCAGTAAAATCGCCAACTATGAGAAAGGTCTGGTGCTGGTTACCGGCCCGACCGGCTCCGGTAAATCGACCACTCTGGCGGCGATGGTCGATTACATCAATGCCCATCATAATAAACATATCCTGACCATAGAAGATCCGATCGAATTTGTGCACAGCAATAACAAGTGCCTGATCAACCAGCGTGAAGTGCACCGGGATACCCACAGTTTTAAAAACGCGCTGCGCAGCGCACTGCGTGAGGATCCGGATGTGATTCTGGTCGGTGAGCTGCGCGATCAGGAGACCATCAGCCTGGCGCTGACCGCGGCAGAAACCGGCCATTTAGTGTTTGGTACCCTGCACACCAGCTCGGCGGCGAAAACCATCGACCGTATTATTGATGTGTTTCCGGGTAATGATAAGTCCATGGTGCGCTCCATGCTGTCGGAATCACTGCGCGCGGTGATTGCGCAGAAGCTGCTCAAACGGGTTGGCGGCGGCCGGGTGGCGTGTCACGAGATCATGATGGCCACTCCGGCGATCCGTAATCTGATCCGCGAGGATAAAGTGGCGCAGATGTACTCGATTATTCAGACTGGTGCCATGCACGGCATGCAGACCATGGAACAGAACGCTAAGCAGCTGCTGGCCAAAGGCCTGGTTGACCTGGCTGAAGTGCAGCAAAAAGTAGAGAGCGATATGTCGGCGTTTTGA
- the proC gene encoding pyrroline-5-carboxylate reductase — protein MEQRTVAFIGAGNMAHAIIAGLVSSGYPARSIIATAPSETRRLPLEQKYGIRTSSDNLAAASEADVVVLAVKPQLMAEVCKPLQAVDFSGKLVISIAAGVSAARLNAMLATELRLVRVMPNTPSLVNRGMAGLFATPLVAEQDKVFTADLMSAVGEVCWVEQESGINSVIAAAGSAPAYFFLFMEAMQAEAMAQGFDAATARLLVQQSALGAAEMVKANPEIELSTLREQVTSKGGTTAEAIRTFNEHQLSEIVAQAMRAAVSRAQEMEKLF, from the coding sequence ATGGAACAAAGAACCGTCGCCTTTATTGGTGCAGGAAACATGGCACACGCCATCATCGCAGGTCTGGTCAGCAGCGGCTATCCGGCCCGGAGCATTATTGCCACTGCACCTTCTGAAACCCGTCGCCTGCCGCTGGAGCAGAAGTATGGTATCCGCACCAGCAGTGACAACCTGGCGGCGGCGAGTGAAGCCGATGTGGTAGTACTGGCGGTCAAACCGCAGCTGATGGCCGAGGTGTGTAAGCCGCTGCAGGCGGTCGATTTTTCCGGCAAGCTGGTGATTTCAATTGCAGCTGGTGTGTCAGCGGCGCGTCTCAATGCGATGCTGGCGACGGAATTGCGCCTGGTGCGCGTCATGCCGAACACCCCGTCACTGGTGAACCGTGGTATGGCAGGTCTGTTTGCAACTCCGCTGGTGGCCGAGCAGGATAAAGTGTTCACCGCTGACCTGATGAGCGCGGTGGGTGAAGTGTGCTGGGTAGAACAGGAATCCGGCATCAACAGCGTAATTGCTGCAGCAGGCAGTGCGCCGGCCTATTTCTTCCTGTTTATGGAAGCAATGCAGGCAGAAGCAATGGCACAAGGCTTTGACGCGGCAACCGCGCGCCTGCTGGTGCAGCAGTCTGCACTCGGCGCCGCAGAGATGGTTAAAGCCAATCCGGAGATTGAACTGTCGACCCTGCGTGAGCAGGTGACTTCGAAAGGCGGCACCACCGCCGAAGCCATCCGCACTTTCAATGAGCATCAGCTCAGTGAGATTGTCGCGCAAGCGATGCGCGCTGCCGTAAGCCGCGCGCAAGAGATGGAAAAACTATTTTAA
- the yggU gene encoding DUF167 family protein YggU: MKAAWFDGDDLVLRLYIQPKASRDTIVGLHGDELKVAITAPPVDGKANAHLSKFLAKQCKVAKGLIAIEKGELGRHKQVRISSPVCLPPPVAALLS, from the coding sequence ATGAAAGCAGCCTGGTTTGACGGGGACGATCTGGTATTACGGCTGTATATTCAGCCCAAGGCGAGCCGTGACACAATTGTCGGCTTGCATGGCGATGAGCTCAAAGTGGCGATTACCGCCCCGCCGGTCGACGGCAAAGCCAACGCACATCTCAGTAAGTTCCTGGCAAAACAGTGTAAGGTAGCGAAAGGGCTGATAGCGATAGAAAAAGGGGAGCTTGGCCGCCACAAACAAGTGCGCATCAGTTCTCCTGTCTGTCTGCCGCCGCCGGTTGCGGCGCTGCTCAGTTAA
- the djlA gene encoding co-chaperone DjlA codes for MHIFGKILGAFFGLLFGGPLGAIFGLFIGHQFDKARRMSRAGFSSGGFGSGPSQAERQEEFFKAAFAVMGHVAKAKGQVTKEEIQLASVMMDRMNLHGDQRRAAQDAFRDGKEVDFPLDRVLEKVRISSGGRFDLLQFFLELQISAAFADGDLHPSERDVLHRVAQILGFSAEQLERRLRMQEAAFRFQQGGGAGGQGQQHYSGGQWQQTSSRDRLADAYSVLGVDENSDAKEIKRAYRKLMNEHHPDKLMAKGLPPEMMNVAKEKSQEIQHAYDLIKKEKGIK; via the coding sequence ATGCATATTTTTGGCAAAATTCTTGGCGCTTTCTTCGGCCTCCTGTTTGGCGGTCCGCTTGGCGCAATCTTTGGCCTGTTTATTGGGCATCAGTTTGATAAAGCCCGTCGTATGAGCCGTGCCGGCTTCAGTTCCGGCGGGTTTGGTTCCGGCCCGAGCCAGGCTGAACGGCAGGAAGAATTCTTTAAAGCGGCTTTTGCTGTGATGGGCCATGTGGCCAAAGCGAAAGGCCAGGTCACCAAAGAAGAAATTCAACTGGCCAGCGTCATGATGGATCGCATGAACCTGCATGGCGACCAGCGCCGTGCGGCGCAGGATGCGTTTCGTGACGGTAAAGAGGTGGACTTTCCGCTCGACCGGGTGCTGGAAAAAGTGCGCATTTCTTCCGGCGGCCGATTTGACCTGCTGCAATTTTTCCTCGAGCTGCAAATCTCAGCGGCGTTTGCCGATGGCGATCTGCATCCGAGTGAACGCGATGTGCTGCATCGCGTGGCGCAGATCCTGGGCTTTTCAGCCGAGCAGCTGGAGCGTCGCCTGCGCATGCAGGAAGCGGCGTTTCGTTTCCAGCAAGGTGGCGGTGCTGGTGGCCAGGGACAGCAGCACTACTCAGGCGGCCAGTGGCAACAAACGTCAAGCCGCGACCGTCTGGCCGATGCGTATTCGGTACTCGGGGTGGATGAAAACTCCGACGCGAAAGAGATCAAGCGCGCTTACCGTAAACTGATGAATGAGCATCACCCGGATAAACTGATGGCCAAAGGCCTGCCGCCGGAGATGATGAACGTCGCCAAAGAGAAATCGCAGGAAATCCAGCATGCCTATGACCTGATCAAAAAGGAAAAAGGCATCAAGTAA
- the glsB gene encoding glutaminase B, which translates to MKPTSDILADILDEVRPLIGQGKVADYIPALAQVPNDKLGIAVYTNQGEVITAGDAHEGFSIQSISKALSLTLAMNLYQPDELWRRVGKEPSGQAFNSLIQLEMEQGIPRNPFINAGAIVIADLLQSRLSAPRQRLLEFARQLSGEELLVYDKVVAASEMMHSDRNAAIAYLMRAFGNFDNEVLPVLNNYFHACALKMNCVELAKMFSYLANKGVSVHTGEQVITATQSKQINALLATCGLYDGAGEFAYRVGMPGKSGVGGGIIAVVPGEMTIAVWSPELDPSGNSLAGTKALELLAQRIGRSIF; encoded by the coding sequence ATGAAACCGACCTCAGACATACTGGCGGACATCCTGGATGAAGTTCGCCCACTGATCGGACAAGGAAAAGTCGCAGACTACATACCGGCACTGGCACAGGTGCCGAATGACAAGCTGGGTATCGCGGTCTACACCAATCAGGGTGAAGTGATCACCGCCGGCGACGCGCACGAGGGCTTCTCGATTCAGTCGATCTCGAAGGCGCTCAGCCTGACTCTGGCGATGAATCTCTATCAGCCGGATGAGTTATGGCGCCGGGTCGGTAAAGAGCCGTCCGGACAGGCGTTTAACTCGCTGATCCAGCTGGAGATGGAGCAGGGCATCCCGCGTAACCCGTTTATTAACGCCGGGGCAATTGTGATTGCCGATCTGCTGCAAAGCCGCTTGTCGGCACCGCGCCAGCGTCTGCTGGAATTTGCCCGCCAGCTGAGCGGAGAAGAGCTGCTGGTGTATGACAAAGTGGTCGCCGCCTCGGAGATGATGCACAGCGACCGCAACGCGGCCATTGCTTACCTGATGCGCGCGTTTGGTAACTTTGATAACGAAGTGCTGCCGGTACTCAATAACTATTTTCACGCCTGTGCGCTGAAAATGAACTGTGTCGAACTGGCGAAAATGTTCAGTTATCTGGCGAATAAAGGCGTGTCGGTGCATACCGGCGAGCAGGTGATTACTGCCACACAAAGCAAGCAGATCAACGCGCTGCTCGCGACCTGTGGCCTGTATGACGGGGCCGGGGAGTTCGCCTACCGGGTCGGTATGCCGGGTAAATCCGGTGTCGGCGGCGGCATTATTGCCGTGGTGCCGGGGGAAATGACCATTGCAGTCTGGTCACCGGAGCTGGACCCGAGCGGTAACTCGCTGGCCGGTACCAAAGCACTGGAACTGCTGGCGCAGCGGATCGGCCGCTCTATCTTCTGA
- a CDS encoding YqgE/AlgH family protein, which translates to MNLTNHFLVAMPSMQDPYFKHSVIYICEHNEEGAMGLMINAPIDVTVGGMLKQVEVEAAYPQSHTDSLKRPVFNGGPISEDRGFILHRPKDHYESSIHMTSEISVTTSKDILTVLGTDAEPSGYIVALGYSGWSPGQLEDELAENSWLTIEADPELIFNTPVHEKWNKAIQKLGINPHQLSTQSGHA; encoded by the coding sequence ATGAACCTGACCAACCATTTTCTCGTCGCCATGCCGAGCATGCAGGATCCTTACTTCAAGCACAGTGTGATTTATATCTGTGAACACAATGAAGAAGGAGCGATGGGGCTGATGATCAATGCCCCGATCGATGTCACTGTCGGCGGGATGCTCAAGCAGGTTGAAGTGGAAGCGGCTTATCCGCAGTCACACACCGACAGCCTGAAACGTCCGGTATTTAACGGTGGTCCGATTTCGGAAGATCGCGGTTTTATTCTGCACCGTCCGAAAGATCATTATGAATCTAGCATTCATATGACCAGCGAGATCAGTGTCACCACCTCAAAAGATATTTTGACGGTGCTGGGCACCGATGCCGAGCCAAGCGGCTACATTGTCGCGCTGGGCTACTCCGGCTGGTCGCCGGGTCAGCTCGAAGATGAGCTGGCGGAAAACTCCTGGCTGACGATTGAAGCGGATCCGGAACTGATTTTTAACACCCCGGTGCATGAAAAGTGGAATAAAGCGATTCAGAAACTGGGCATTAATCCGCACCAGCTGTCCACCCAGAGCGGACACGCCTGA